CGGTGCCCCTGGAGTGGGTGCGCCTGGTGTCGGTTTTGTGTGGCGTTCACCTCGATGCACCAGGCTCTCGACAACGTAGAACGAGACCGGGATGAGGAATATCGCGATCATGCTCGCGGTCAGCATGCCGCCGAACACGGCGAGACCGAGAAGGACTCGCCCGTGCGCTCCGGCTCCCGTGGCGAGCACGAGGGGCACGACACCGAGGATGAACGCGAAGGCCGTCATCAGAATGGGCCGGAGCCGAACTTGGGCGGCGGCCAAGGCAGCGTCTGTGATGGACTTCCCTCCTTCAAACTCGACTTTTGCAAACTCCACGATCAGGATCGCGTTCTTGGCGGACAATCCGATCAACATCACCAGCCCGATTTGAGTGAACACGTCGTTCTCGCTCGCTTGAGGAGCCGCAAGCTTGAGCAGCCACAGGGCACCGAAGGCGCCGAAGACGGCGATCGGCGTAACGAGAAGTACGCTGAACGGCAACGCCCAGCTTTCATATTGCGCGGCGAGAATTAAGAACACAAACAGCAAGGAAAATCCGAAGATCACGCTGGCCGGCACACCCTCGGCAGCCACCTTTTCCTGGAACGACATGCCCATATAATCGAATCCCATACCGGCCGGCATCGTCTGCGAGAACACTTCCTCCAATGCCTTCATCGCCTGACCGGAGGTGTACCCGGGCGCTGATCCGACGAGCAACTGCGCAGAGCGGTATTCGTTGTAACGCATCGTGAATTCCGGACCGTGGTGAGTTTCCATCGCCACCAGCGTTGACAGGGGAACCATATCTCCGGAGCCGTTGCGAACATAGAATTGCCCGACATTTTCGGCCTGCGTCCGAAACTCGCCTTCCGCCTCCACGTACACCTGCCAGGTACGGCCGAAGCGGTTGAAGTAATTCACCATCACTCCACCCATAAAGGCCTGCAGTGTCTGGTACACATCAGAGAGGTTCACACCCTGCTTGAGCACCTTGTCGCGGTCTACCTTCGCGAATACCTGAGGGACATCGGGAATGAACGTGGTGAGAACCCTCCCGATCTCTGGACGTTTGAGCGCAGCCTCTATGAACTTCTGAGTATTGTCCGCCAGGAACGCGATATCCCTTCCAGCACGGTCTTCCAGGATGAGTGTCACGCCGCCCGAGGTACCGACGCCCGGGATCGCGGGCGGCGGGAACAGGAAGGCTTTGGCTTCGGGCAACTCGGCCAATCGAGCGTTGACATTCTTGAAAATTGACAGGAGCTGCTCATCAGGTTTCTTTCGCTCTTCCCAAGGATCGAGCGTAACGAAGAGGAACGCATTGTAGGTCGTGCTCACCGTACTCAAGAGGCTGAACCCGACGACCGTGGTGGCGTATCTGACGCCAGGGGTGTCTTTGAGGATGGCCTCGATCTCTTTGCACAACTGGTCTGTCCGCTGAAGAGAGGAAGCCTCCGGAAGTTGGACGTTCAGATACACAAAACCCTGGTCCTCCATCGGTAGGAACCCGGTCGGTAATTGTGCCCCGAGCCAGCCGGACATGAGGGCGACTCCGAGGAGAAGCAGCATCGAGAAGCCGGCTTTTCGAATGAGATGGCCACACCAATTCACATACCCGTCGGTCGCGCGTCCGAACCATTTATTGAACCAACCGAAGAAGAGTCCCAGGGGCCCCCTGGCCGGTTTTTTAGGTTTGAGCAGCAGCGCTGACAGGGCAGGACTGAGGGTCAGCGCGTTGAAGGCCGAGATGACGACGGACAGAGCAATGGTAACGGCGAATTGTTGATAGAGCCTCCCAGTTATACCGGGAATGAAGGCGGTCGGCACGAACACGGCAGCAAGGATAAGCGCAATCGCCACCACAGGCCCGGACACTTGTTCCATGGCCTTGAGACTCGCCTCTTTCGGCGACAGGCCGTGTTCGATGTGGTGCTCGACCGCTTCGACGACTACAATAGCGTCATCCACGACCAACCCGATCGCCAGCACGAGACCAAACAGCGACAGCGTATTAATCGAAAACCCGAGCAGCGGAAACAGTACAAAGGTTCCAATAAGCGAGACAGGCACGGCAAGCAGCGGAATCAAGGTTGCCCTCCAGCCCTGGAGGAAGATGTACACGACGATGATGACGAGCACCAGAGCCTCGAAGAGCGTGTGCACGATTTCGTTGATGCCTTCCCGCACAGCCAGCGTCGTATCGAGGGAGGTCACATAGTCGAGGTCTGCCGGGAACCGCGACTTCATCTCTTCCATCAATTTTTTTGCCGCATCCATGGTCTGAATCGCGTTGGATCCAGGCAGCTGATAAATGGCGATGATGGCCGACGGTTTGCCATTCATCCGGCCGATCATGTTGTACATCTGCGCGCCGAGTTCAGCTCTCGCCACGTCCTTCAATCGAACCATGGAGCCGTCCGGATTGGCTCGGATCACAATGTTCCCGAATTCTTCTTCCGTCTCTAACCGACCCTGCGCCCGAACCGTATAGGTAAACTCCTGGCCTGGCGGAACCGGCTCCATACCGACCTGGCCGGCCGGATTGACCGTGTTCTGAGCCTTGACGGCGTTCAGAATCTCCGTCACGGTGATGCCCAATTTGGCGAGCTGGTCCGGCCGTACCCAGAAACGCATCGCGTATTGGCCCGCCCCGAAAATCGTCACCTGACCGATGCCTGGCACACGAGTCA
The nucleotide sequence above comes from Nitrospiraceae bacterium. Encoded proteins:
- a CDS encoding multidrug efflux RND transporter permease subunit — encoded protein: MAKFFINRPIVAMVISIIMVILGVIAMVQLPIAQFPDIAPPEIQLQATYVGADAVALEKSVATPIEQMMSGVDNMIYMYSVNASNGQMTLRVDFDINTRPNDDQILAQMRYTQAESQLPQDVRNFGVTIKKSTTSPLALFSLYSPNGTYDAVFLANYAYVNINDPMTRVPGIGQVTIFGAGQYAMRFWVRPDQLAKLGITVTEILNAVKAQNTVNPAGQVGMEPVPPGQEFTYTVRAQGRLETEEEFGNIVIRANPDGSMVRLKDVARAELGAQMYNMIGRMNGKPSAIIAIYQLPGSNAIQTMDAAKKLMEEMKSRFPADLDYVTSLDTTLAVREGINEIVHTLFEALVLVIIVVYIFLQGWRATLIPLLAVPVSLIGTFVLFPLLGFSINTLSLFGLVLAIGLVVDDAIVVVEAVEHHIEHGLSPKEASLKAMEQVSGPVVAIALILAAVFVPTAFIPGITGRLYQQFAVTIALSVVISAFNALTLSPALSALLLKPKKPARGPLGLFFGWFNKWFGRATDGYVNWCGHLIRKAGFSMLLLLGVALMSGWLGAQLPTGFLPMEDQGFVYLNVQLPEASSLQRTDQLCKEIEAILKDTPGVRYATTVVGFSLLSTVSTTYNAFLFVTLDPWEERKKPDEQLLSIFKNVNARLAELPEAKAFLFPPPAIPGVGTSGGVTLILEDRAGRDIAFLADNTQKFIEAALKRPEIGRVLTTFIPDVPQVFAKVDRDKVLKQGVNLSDVYQTLQAFMGGVMVNYFNRFGRTWQVYVEAEGEFRTQAENVGQFYVRNGSGDMVPLSTLVAMETHHGPEFTMRYNEYRSAQLLVGSAPGYTSGQAMKALEEVFSQTMPAGMGFDYMGMSFQEKVAAEGVPASVIFGFSLLFVFLILAAQYESWALPFSVLLVTPIAVFGAFGALWLLKLAAPQASENDVFTQIGLVMLIGLSAKNAILIVEFAKVEFEGGKSITDAALAAAQVRLRPILMTAFAFILGVVPLVLATGAGAHGRVLLGLAVFGGMLTASMIAIFLIPVSFYVVESLVHRGERHTKPTPGAPTPGAPKGRGDGQPPQPVPQPTLSPTHAREAGSYGGGH